The genomic DNA GACCTGTTGACGCATCAGGAGAGACTTTAGCCGACTCCGTGTCGCCCGGAGCACACGCAGGAATTGCTCATGACTAATCGTAAGGGGATCATGGCCGAACCGGCGAGCGACATATCGATCCAGTCCCGCCCAGTCAAGCAGCGATAAGCGACCAAACCGCCGCGGATTCCAATATCTGATATCAGGCTCACAACAACCATCGAGGTGCAGGATAAAGTGGGTATGTTGGGGGTGCTTGGTCAAGGTGGATCGGAACAGCAACAATCCGGTCATACCTAACTCTGCGACGAGAAATCTCGGCTCCTTGCCGCAGAGAAAGTGAAGAATCACGCTTTTCCCCTTCCGCTCGACCCCTGTAATTTTGGCCTGACGATACTGCTCCAGAGAAGGCAACCCTTCTCGCACGATGTCCTCACGGCCAATCCAGCAATCACGGACTGTAGCTCCGACGACCCGTTCGCGCAATTGACGCGCGGCGACTTCGGCTTCTGGCAATTCAGGCATCGAGCATTCTCGAGGTGGCAGAGAGAACCTACTGAAGGCAAATTACGCCATGGGGCCGAGGCAAAATGCAACTCCGACCTGAGATAGTCCAGGAGACATCAATTTGGATGACTATAACGAGAGCGTCCGGAGAGGGATGAGGAACTGACGAAGAAGGACAAATCGGAATGTCCCTGACAGCGCAGCTTCT from Nitrospira sp. ND1 includes the following:
- the mutM gene encoding bifunctional DNA-formamidopyrimidine glycosylase/DNA-(apurinic or apyrimidinic site) lyase, with translation MPELPEAEVAARQLRERVVGATVRDCWIGREDIVREGLPSLEQYRQAKITGVERKGKSVILHFLCGKEPRFLVAELGMTGLLLFRSTLTKHPQHTHFILHLDGCCEPDIRYWNPRRFGRLSLLDWAGLDRYVARRFGHDPLTISHEQFLRVLRATRSRLKSLLMRQQVIAGIGNIYANEILFRSRLHPNQPSNSIPGKSITRLHQVMGEVLREAIAMGGSSVRDYFAPDGTEGQYKRRHLVYAKAGEPCPNACGAVICRSIGERSSFYCPTCQRNGRRRATRPE